One Leifsonia shinshuensis DNA window includes the following coding sequences:
- a CDS encoding PucR family transcriptional regulator: MILPTVREVLRMDPVADALPEVLAGEAGLDILVRWVHVAETAEVARLVSGGELLLATGLGWPRDARALRALGRDLAEAEIAGLVLELGDRTPQAPEPLVAEFRAAGLPFVVLHREARFVAITEAVHARIIDDQSVALRARDEIRELFTGLSLRGSPADFIVAQAARVLGCPVVLEDTGHQVLVAENVGDGEAELERWEQRSRAAHRGAGEPGWTLTPVEARGMRWGHLVALPGEPHPAGRSSVLEQAAVALALSRLADRDEEEWTRRSHDALLTALLGRRFAGDGGMAARFEASGFPIAGRALAGVAVRTRSGRVEAGVEATALEAAKAAGSEAIAARHPGAPGLLVVAVSSRTGRPGADAVADALAGGDAAVVGVGSDAHGIPGLLSSVEEAVELTGRGGGGRGRHAVVQRAESRPLLRLVTAFGDDPRLQEYAERMLRPLIEHDLANDGDLIEVLRAYLSHPGNRTRAAAASHLSRSVFYQRIALIEDLLGLDLDDGETIGALHAAVLARRVRG; encoded by the coding sequence GATCCTGCCGACCGTGCGCGAGGTGCTGCGGATGGACCCGGTGGCCGACGCGCTTCCGGAGGTCCTGGCCGGCGAGGCCGGCCTCGACATCCTGGTGCGCTGGGTGCACGTCGCCGAGACGGCGGAGGTGGCGCGGCTGGTCTCCGGCGGCGAGCTGCTGCTGGCGACGGGCCTCGGCTGGCCGCGCGACGCCCGCGCATTGCGGGCGCTCGGCCGCGACCTGGCGGAGGCCGAGATCGCCGGCCTCGTGCTCGAACTGGGCGACCGCACGCCGCAGGCGCCGGAGCCGCTGGTGGCGGAGTTCCGGGCGGCGGGGCTGCCGTTCGTGGTCCTGCACCGCGAGGCGCGCTTCGTCGCGATCACCGAGGCGGTGCACGCCAGGATCATCGACGACCAGTCCGTCGCGCTACGGGCCAGGGACGAGATCCGCGAACTGTTCACCGGGCTCAGCCTCCGCGGCAGCCCGGCCGACTTCATCGTGGCGCAGGCGGCGCGCGTGCTCGGCTGCCCTGTGGTGCTGGAGGACACCGGCCACCAGGTGCTCGTCGCCGAGAACGTGGGCGACGGCGAGGCGGAGCTGGAGCGCTGGGAGCAGCGCTCGCGGGCCGCACACCGGGGAGCGGGAGAGCCGGGCTGGACGCTGACGCCGGTGGAGGCGCGCGGGATGCGCTGGGGCCACCTGGTCGCGCTGCCGGGCGAACCGCATCCCGCCGGCCGGTCGAGCGTCCTGGAGCAGGCCGCGGTCGCGCTCGCGCTCAGCCGGCTGGCCGACCGCGACGAGGAGGAGTGGACCCGCCGCAGCCACGACGCGCTGCTGACGGCGCTGCTGGGGCGGCGGTTCGCGGGCGACGGCGGGATGGCCGCGCGGTTCGAGGCGTCCGGGTTCCCGATCGCCGGGCGCGCGCTCGCCGGTGTCGCGGTGCGCACCCGGTCGGGGCGGGTGGAGGCCGGGGTGGAGGCCACGGCGCTGGAGGCCGCGAAGGCGGCCGGGTCGGAGGCCATCGCCGCGCGGCATCCCGGAGCCCCCGGGCTGCTCGTGGTCGCGGTGTCGTCGCGGACCGGCCGCCCCGGCGCGGACGCGGTGGCCGACGCGCTCGCCGGCGGGGACGCCGCGGTGGTCGGGGTGGGCTCGGACGCGCACGGCATCCCCGGCCTGCTGTCGTCGGTCGAGGAGGCTGTCGAGCTGACCGGCCGCGGGGGCGGCGGCCGCGGACGGCACGCCGTCGTTCAGCGCGCCGAGAGCCGCCCGCTGCTGCGCCTGGTCACGGCGTTCGGCGACGATCCGCGGCTGCAGGAGTACGCCGAGCGGATGCTGCGGCCGCTGATCGAGCACGACCTCGCCAACGACGGCGACCTGATCGAGGTGCTGCGGGCGTACCTCAGCCACCCCGGCAACCGGACGCGAGCGGCCGCGGCCAGCCACCTCTCCCGGTCGGTGTTCTACCAGCGGATCGCCCTCATCGAGGACCTGCTCGGCCTCGACCTGGACGACGGGGAGACCATCGGGGCGCTGCACGCCGCGGTGCTGGCGCGTCGCGTGCGGGGCTGA
- a CDS encoding cupin domain-containing protein, which yields MLGATGAVPARGLPLEPSPDDPLTALAELGTFAGLEIGVWEMAPGAATDVEADEVFVVIAGRARVDFPDTGRRLELGVGDVVRLTAGDRTVWTVTDTLRKVYLTPAG from the coding sequence ATGCTGGGCGCGACGGGCGCCGTCCCCGCTCGCGGGCTGCCCCTGGAGCCGTCGCCGGACGATCCGCTGACGGCCCTCGCCGAGCTCGGCACGTTCGCCGGGCTGGAGATCGGCGTCTGGGAGATGGCGCCGGGCGCCGCGACCGACGTGGAGGCCGACGAGGTGTTCGTCGTCATCGCCGGCCGGGCGCGCGTCGACTTCCCCGACACCGGCCGCCGCCTGGAGCTGGGCGTCGGCGACGTGGTGCGGCTGACGGCCGGCGACCGCACCGTGTGGACGGTGACCGATACGCTGCGCAAGGTGTACCTGACCCCGGCCGGCTGA
- a CDS encoding NAD(P)/FAD-dependent oxidoreductase, with translation MTTTVFERQAPQAAVVSHALAPARQAVFWIEDAPGDAYPRFRGDIQCDLAVVGGGYTGLWTALLAKRENPAARVVLLEGRRIGWAASGRNGGFCEASLTHGDENGRTRFGHEFDELQRLGMANLDEIEATIAELGLDAEFERNGAIDLATEPHQVEWLREADGEDARFLDREAVQAEVHSPTYLGGLLRTRDSALVHPAKLARALARACEAAGVELFEHSPVEGIGEGTTLYTPEGVVRSKRTALATNVFPSLLKRNRLATVPVYDYVLMTEPLSPAQLAAIGWSGRQGLGDSANQFHYYRLTRDNRILFGGYDAVYHYGGRVRERYEDRPATFRTLAAHFFTTFPQLEGLTFTNRWAGAIDTCSRFCAFFGTARGGTVAYATGYTGLGVAATHFGAQVMLDLLAGRETERTSLEMVRSRPLPFPPEPAASVGINLTRWSLDRADHREGRRNLFLRTLDAVGLGFDS, from the coding sequence GTGACGACGACCGTGTTCGAACGACAGGCACCGCAGGCGGCCGTGGTGAGCCACGCGCTCGCCCCGGCCCGGCAGGCCGTGTTCTGGATCGAGGACGCCCCCGGCGACGCCTACCCGCGGTTCCGCGGCGACATCCAGTGCGACCTCGCCGTCGTCGGCGGCGGCTACACCGGGCTCTGGACCGCGCTGCTCGCCAAGCGCGAGAACCCCGCGGCGCGCGTGGTGCTGCTGGAGGGCCGCCGGATCGGCTGGGCGGCCTCCGGGCGCAACGGCGGTTTCTGCGAGGCGAGCCTCACACACGGCGACGAGAACGGCCGCACGCGCTTCGGTCACGAGTTCGACGAGCTGCAGCGGCTCGGGATGGCGAACCTGGACGAGATCGAGGCGACGATCGCGGAGCTCGGCCTGGACGCCGAGTTCGAGCGGAACGGCGCGATCGACCTCGCGACCGAGCCGCACCAGGTCGAGTGGCTGCGGGAGGCCGACGGCGAGGACGCGAGGTTCCTCGACCGGGAGGCCGTGCAGGCCGAGGTGCACTCCCCCACCTACCTCGGCGGCCTGCTGCGCACCCGCGACTCGGCGCTCGTCCACCCCGCCAAGCTGGCCCGTGCGCTGGCCCGCGCCTGCGAGGCGGCCGGCGTCGAGCTGTTCGAGCACTCCCCGGTGGAGGGAATCGGCGAGGGCACGACGCTCTACACGCCGGAGGGGGTGGTCCGCTCGAAGCGCACCGCCCTCGCCACCAACGTCTTCCCGAGCCTGCTCAAGCGCAACCGCCTCGCGACCGTGCCGGTCTACGACTACGTGCTGATGACCGAGCCGCTGAGCCCGGCGCAGCTCGCCGCGATCGGCTGGTCCGGCAGGCAGGGCCTCGGCGACTCGGCCAACCAGTTCCACTACTACCGGCTCACCCGCGACAACCGGATCCTGTTCGGCGGCTACGACGCGGTGTACCACTACGGCGGCCGGGTGCGCGAGCGGTACGAGGACCGGCCGGCGACCTTCCGCACGCTGGCCGCGCACTTCTTCACGACCTTCCCGCAGCTCGAAGGGCTCACCTTCACGAACCGCTGGGCCGGCGCGATCGACACCTGCAGCCGGTTCTGCGCGTTCTTCGGCACGGCGCGGGGCGGCACCGTCGCCTACGCCACCGGCTACACGGGCCTCGGCGTCGCCGCGACCCACTTCGGCGCCCAGGTGATGCTCGACCTGCTGGCCGGGCGGGAGACCGAGCGGACGAGCCTGGAGATGGTCCGCAGCCGGCCGCTGCCGTTCCCGCCCGAGCCTGCGGCCTCCGTCGGCATCAACCTGACCCGGTGGTCGCTCGACCGCGCCGACCACCGCGAGGGCCGGCGCAACCTGTTCCTCCGAACGCTCGACGCCGTCGGACTGGGGTTCGACTCGTGA
- a CDS encoding LacI family DNA-binding transcriptional regulator, which yields MVSATRVTIGGLADRLGLSKASVSYALNGQPGVSDETRRRVLDLADELGWHPSSSARALSRARSDAIGIVLRRDPGLLGTEPYYMSLLAGVEAELAESGQSLLLRMVGASGGQDLAAYRRWSAEQRVDGVMLFDITVGDPRPALLDQLGLAFVLHGNDESVAPGRVLVYDAWGDAHILVEHLHALGHRRILHLQGPAEFEHERERADAIARFAAENGMQASSEPSDYSMEAGERIAAAHAADPSLSALVTSNDLLALGAQAALSRAGRDDVALVSWDDSLICRLGSRPLTALARFPEEQGRRATRMLLDELADVQTRTHTARASELVVRSTSVRAGV from the coding sequence GTGGTGTCAGCGACCCGGGTGACGATCGGCGGCCTCGCCGACCGGCTGGGCCTGTCCAAGGCGTCGGTGTCGTATGCGCTGAACGGCCAGCCCGGGGTGAGCGACGAGACGCGGCGCCGCGTGCTCGACCTCGCCGACGAGCTCGGCTGGCATCCCTCCTCCAGCGCCCGCGCGCTCTCCCGGGCGCGGTCCGACGCGATCGGCATCGTGCTGCGCCGCGACCCCGGGCTGCTCGGCACCGAGCCGTACTACATGAGCCTGCTGGCCGGCGTGGAGGCCGAGCTGGCCGAGAGCGGCCAGTCGCTGCTGCTGCGGATGGTCGGCGCCTCCGGCGGCCAGGACCTCGCCGCCTACCGCCGCTGGAGCGCCGAGCAGCGCGTCGACGGCGTCATGCTCTTCGACATCACCGTCGGCGACCCGCGGCCTGCCCTCCTCGACCAGCTCGGGCTGGCGTTCGTGCTGCACGGCAACGACGAGAGCGTCGCGCCCGGCCGCGTGCTGGTCTACGACGCGTGGGGAGACGCGCACATCCTGGTCGAGCACCTGCACGCGCTCGGGCACCGCCGCATCCTGCACCTCCAGGGGCCGGCGGAGTTCGAGCACGAGCGCGAGCGCGCCGACGCGATCGCGCGGTTCGCCGCCGAGAACGGGATGCAGGCGTCGTCCGAACCGTCCGACTACTCGATGGAGGCCGGCGAGCGAATCGCGGCCGCGCACGCGGCCGACCCGTCGCTGTCCGCGCTGGTCACCTCCAACGACCTCCTCGCGCTCGGGGCGCAGGCCGCCCTCAGCCGTGCCGGACGCGACGACGTGGCCCTGGTCAGCTGGGACGACTCGCTGATCTGCCGGCTCGGCTCGCGCCCGCTGACCGCGCTGGCGCGGTTCCCGGAGGAGCAGGGCAGGCGCGCCACCCGGATGCTGCTGGACGAGCTCGCGGACGTGCAGACGCGGACGCACACGGCGCGCGCATCGGAGCTGGTGGTGCGCTCGACCAGCGTGCGCGCCGGCGTCTGA
- a CDS encoding ABC transporter substrate-binding protein has translation MRKRVIAAAALAATISLVAAGCSSSGSTSSASGSTITYWASNQGTSLDNDKQVLTPVLDDFTKKTGVKVKLEVIGWNDLQTRIQTAVTSGQGPDVLNIGNTWAASLQATGAFLPFGDSEMKAIGGSDKFVKTALETGGAPGKTVTSVPLYGLAYGLYYNKKMFSDAGVQPPTNWEELVTDAKKLTNGTQYGFSLAAGSYTENAHFAFINSAQNGGSWFDSKGNPTFTSQANIDGVKRYLDLMQTDKVVNTSNAQYDNGVQAVNDFATGKVAMILSQNNADSSINANGMKADQYGVVPFPAPDGGKQIASHVAGINLSIFKNTKNKDAALEFVKYMTSESTQTTLGKPYSTLPVLNGAKPNFTDNADEAATFSKIYNTMSKPLPLVPAEDQFENTVGKAMNDMFAKIATGGTVSDSDIKSALSTAQDQVKQSIGG, from the coding sequence ATGAGGAAACGCGTCATCGCCGCGGCAGCGCTGGCGGCCACGATCTCGCTCGTGGCGGCAGGATGCAGCAGCAGCGGCTCGACATCGTCGGCCAGCGGGTCGACCATCACGTACTGGGCGAGCAACCAGGGGACCAGCCTCGACAACGACAAGCAAGTCCTGACACCGGTGCTCGACGACTTCACCAAGAAGACCGGGGTGAAGGTCAAGCTCGAGGTGATCGGCTGGAACGACCTGCAGACGCGCATCCAGACCGCCGTCACCTCCGGGCAGGGGCCCGACGTGCTGAACATCGGCAACACGTGGGCCGCCTCCCTGCAGGCGACCGGCGCGTTCCTGCCGTTCGGCGACAGCGAGATGAAGGCGATCGGAGGCAGCGACAAGTTCGTGAAGACCGCCCTGGAGACCGGAGGCGCCCCGGGCAAGACGGTCACGAGCGTCCCGCTCTACGGCCTCGCCTACGGCCTGTACTACAACAAGAAGATGTTCTCCGACGCCGGAGTGCAGCCGCCCACCAACTGGGAGGAGCTGGTCACCGACGCCAAGAAGCTGACCAACGGCACCCAGTACGGCTTCTCGCTCGCGGCCGGCAGCTACACCGAGAACGCCCACTTCGCGTTCATCAACTCGGCGCAGAACGGCGGCTCCTGGTTCGACAGCAAGGGCAACCCGACGTTCACCAGCCAGGCGAACATCGACGGCGTCAAGCGTTACCTCGACCTGATGCAGACCGACAAGGTCGTCAACACCTCCAACGCCCAGTACGACAACGGCGTCCAGGCGGTGAACGACTTCGCCACCGGCAAGGTCGCGATGATCCTCAGCCAGAACAACGCGGACTCGTCGATCAACGCCAACGGCATGAAGGCCGACCAGTACGGCGTCGTGCCGTTCCCGGCCCCGGACGGCGGCAAGCAGATCGCCAGCCACGTCGCCGGCATCAACCTGTCGATCTTCAAGAACACCAAGAACAAGGACGCGGCCCTCGAGTTCGTCAAGTACATGACGAGCGAGTCGACCCAGACCACGCTCGGCAAGCCGTACTCCACGCTGCCGGTGCTGAACGGCGCCAAGCCGAACTTCACCGACAACGCGGACGAGGCCGCCACGTTCTCGAAGATCTACAACACGATGTCCAAGCCGCTGCCGCTGGTGCCGGCCGAGGACCAGTTCGAGAACACCGTCGGCAAGGCCATGAACGACATGTTCGCCAAGATCGCCACCGGAGGCACCGTCTCCGACTCCGACATCAAGTCGGCGCTGAGCACCGCTCAGGACCAGGTGAAGCAGTCGATCGGCGGCTAG
- a CDS encoding carbohydrate ABC transporter permease: MSTTTSVRTSPAEAPAPAKTRRKRPKGWWLPLVLLAPAIIFELLIHVIPMLTGIWISFLQLTKFFIANWSEAPFVGLKNYQVALDFNTSIGAGLLTSFLITCGFTILVVGLSWALGMAAAVALQGRFRGRGFFRTLFLVPYALPLYAGIITWKFMLQKDTGAVNHFLFDNLGLPGQKPFWLIGDNAFWSIVIVAIWRLWPFAFLMLMAGLQSIPDEVYEASAVDGAKPFRQWRSITLPMLRPVNAVLLLVMFLWTFNDFNTPYVLFGNAQPAAGDLISFHIYNASFLTWNFGSGAAMSVLLLIFLLIVSGIYLIVLNRRNRNA; this comes from the coding sequence ATGTCGACGACGACATCCGTCCGGACCAGCCCCGCCGAGGCGCCGGCCCCGGCCAAGACCCGCCGCAAGCGCCCCAAAGGCTGGTGGCTTCCGCTGGTGCTGCTGGCGCCGGCCATCATCTTCGAGCTGCTCATCCACGTCATCCCGATGCTCACGGGCATCTGGATCAGCTTCCTGCAGCTCACCAAGTTCTTCATCGCCAACTGGAGCGAGGCGCCGTTCGTCGGCCTCAAGAACTACCAGGTCGCGCTGGACTTCAACACGTCCATCGGCGCCGGCCTGCTGACCTCGTTCCTCATCACCTGCGGCTTCACGATCCTCGTGGTCGGGCTGTCCTGGGCGCTCGGGATGGCCGCGGCCGTCGCACTGCAGGGCCGGTTCCGCGGGCGCGGGTTCTTCCGCACCCTCTTCCTCGTGCCCTACGCGCTGCCGCTCTACGCCGGCATCATCACGTGGAAGTTCATGCTCCAGAAGGACACCGGAGCGGTCAACCACTTCCTGTTCGACAACCTCGGCCTGCCCGGCCAGAAGCCGTTCTGGCTGATCGGGGACAACGCTTTCTGGTCGATCGTGATCGTCGCGATCTGGCGGCTCTGGCCGTTCGCCTTCCTGATGCTGATGGCGGGCCTCCAGTCGATCCCGGACGAGGTCTACGAGGCGTCGGCCGTGGACGGCGCGAAGCCGTTCCGGCAGTGGAGGTCGATCACCCTGCCGATGCTGCGGCCGGTCAACGCCGTGCTGCTGCTGGTGATGTTCCTGTGGACGTTCAACGACTTCAACACGCCCTACGTCTTGTTCGGCAACGCGCAACCCGCGGCGGGCGACCTGATCTCGTTCCACATCTACAACGCGTCGTTCCTGACCTGGAACTTCGGCTCGGGAGCCGCGATGAGCGTGCTGCTGCTGATCTTCCTGCTCATCGTGTCCGGCATCTACCTGATCGTGCTCAACCGGAGGAACCGCAATGCGTGA
- a CDS encoding carbohydrate ABC transporter permease yields MRETVSSKVFRWVVVVFLTLFTAVPLYVMITSSVKPLSDVQGAFTWWPTNITFQPFIDMWTTVPLASYFINSVIVASAATILSLIIAVFAAYAVSRYRFKGRSIFTTTVLSTQMFPGVLFLLPLFLIFVNINQAVGIQLVGTRWGLVITYLTFALPFAIWMLAGYFDGIPRDLDEAAMVDGSGPMGALWHVVLPAAKPGLIAVAIYSFMTSWGEVLFASVMTTDENRTLAVGLQLYSTQTNVYWNQIMAASLVVSIPIVVAFLILQRSFVAGLTAGAVK; encoded by the coding sequence ATGCGTGAGACCGTCTCGTCCAAAGTCTTCCGCTGGGTCGTCGTCGTCTTCCTGACGCTGTTCACGGCGGTGCCGCTCTATGTGATGATCACCTCGTCGGTGAAGCCGCTGTCGGATGTGCAGGGCGCATTCACCTGGTGGCCGACGAACATCACGTTCCAGCCGTTCATCGACATGTGGACGACCGTGCCGCTGGCGTCGTACTTCATCAACAGCGTCATCGTGGCCAGCGCGGCGACCATCCTGAGCCTGATCATCGCCGTGTTCGCCGCCTACGCGGTGTCGCGGTACCGGTTCAAGGGCCGCAGCATCTTCACCACGACGGTGCTGTCCACGCAGATGTTCCCCGGCGTGCTGTTCCTGCTGCCGCTGTTCCTCATCTTCGTGAACATCAACCAGGCCGTCGGCATCCAGCTCGTCGGCACGCGCTGGGGGCTGGTGATCACCTACCTGACGTTCGCGCTGCCGTTCGCCATCTGGATGCTCGCCGGCTACTTCGACGGCATCCCGCGCGACCTGGACGAGGCCGCGATGGTCGACGGCTCCGGCCCGATGGGCGCGCTCTGGCACGTCGTGCTGCCCGCGGCCAAGCCCGGCCTGATCGCCGTCGCGATCTACTCGTTCATGACGAGCTGGGGCGAGGTGCTGTTCGCCTCGGTGATGACGACGGACGAGAACCGGACGCTCGCGGTCGGCCTCCAGCTGTACTCGACGCAGACGAACGTCTACTGGAACCAGATCATGGCGGCCTCGCTCGTCGTGTCGATCCCGATCGTGGTCGCGTTCCTCATCCTGCAGCGGAGCTTCGTCGCCGGTCTGACCGCCGGCGCCGTCAAGTGA
- a CDS encoding cellulase family glycosylhydrolase translates to MDRPSPLLAVDGTPVVWLGANFWSRTGGPLMWKRYDPAVIRQELRVLADHGLNMTRSFFYWPDFHPTPDTLDEQCLANFADFLDAHTETGMTTVPTFLVGHMSGENWDPAWREGRDLYSDVWFVGRQAWYVRELTARFAAHPAVAGWLLTNEMPIYGGEAPRPIVDAWASLLVDAVRAGGGTQPVAVGDGAWGIETTGHDNGFSVRDLATFTDFVGPHVYRMETDQTRQHLKAAYIAELAGVGLPVIMEEFGLTSDFVSDEGAASYYRQLLYTTLLAGATGWIAWNNTDYDDLADQRPYSHHPFEMHFGITDRHGAPKPPLRELARFAADLAAIDLPNVNRTPVDAAIVVPSHLEADYPFTQEPERAHIVATGEQAYLAAHEAHIPVAVVREREDGGLPVGYGLYLMPSVKQLCATSWLQLEELAQDGATVYASYAHGDSGVQRGPWWTNTEALFGVRPASSYGLAEQVTDEEATIRFVADFGSLPAGTVLTFPAAGNENGRTYLPVRATSGSVVAVDAHGRPAIVVKEHGAGRAVLSTYPLEFFASARAHSNPEETWRLYEALATVADVERDVRLDDPRVFVDTLVHDDGRRFAVFVSQHATPVTVRPEVAGELRTLAGDAGAELTLAPYGVAVRELVLD, encoded by the coding sequence ATGGACCGCCCGTCTCCCCTCCTCGCCGTCGACGGAACGCCTGTGGTCTGGCTCGGAGCGAACTTCTGGTCGCGCACCGGCGGCCCGCTCATGTGGAAGCGCTACGACCCGGCGGTCATCCGCCAGGAGCTGCGCGTGCTGGCCGACCACGGCCTCAACATGACGCGGTCGTTCTTCTACTGGCCCGACTTCCACCCGACCCCGGACACGCTGGACGAGCAGTGCCTGGCGAACTTCGCCGACTTCCTGGACGCGCACACCGAGACCGGGATGACGACCGTGCCGACCTTCCTGGTCGGGCACATGTCGGGCGAGAACTGGGATCCGGCGTGGCGGGAGGGGCGCGACCTCTACAGCGACGTCTGGTTCGTCGGCCGGCAGGCCTGGTACGTGCGCGAGCTCACCGCCCGGTTCGCCGCGCATCCCGCGGTGGCCGGCTGGCTCTTGACCAACGAGATGCCGATCTACGGCGGGGAGGCGCCGCGGCCCATCGTGGACGCGTGGGCCTCCCTGCTGGTGGACGCGGTCCGCGCGGGCGGTGGCACGCAGCCGGTGGCGGTCGGCGACGGGGCGTGGGGCATCGAGACGACCGGCCACGACAACGGGTTCTCGGTGCGGGACCTCGCGACGTTCACCGACTTCGTCGGCCCGCACGTCTACCGGATGGAGACCGACCAGACCCGCCAGCACCTGAAGGCGGCGTACATCGCGGAGCTCGCCGGCGTCGGCCTCCCGGTGATCATGGAGGAGTTCGGGCTCACCAGCGACTTCGTCTCCGACGAGGGCGCGGCCTCCTACTACCGGCAGCTGCTCTACACGACGCTGCTCGCCGGGGCGACCGGCTGGATCGCCTGGAACAACACCGACTACGACGACCTCGCCGACCAGCGGCCCTACTCGCACCACCCGTTCGAGATGCACTTCGGCATCACCGACCGGCACGGCGCGCCCAAGCCGCCGCTGCGCGAGCTCGCCCGGTTCGCCGCCGACCTCGCGGCCATCGACCTCCCGAACGTGAACCGCACGCCGGTGGACGCCGCGATCGTCGTGCCGTCGCACCTGGAGGCGGACTACCCGTTCACCCAGGAGCCCGAGCGCGCCCACATCGTCGCGACTGGCGAGCAGGCGTACCTGGCGGCGCACGAGGCGCATATCCCGGTCGCCGTGGTGCGCGAGCGCGAGGACGGCGGCCTCCCGGTCGGCTACGGCCTGTACCTGATGCCGTCCGTCAAGCAGCTCTGCGCGACCTCGTGGCTGCAGCTGGAGGAGCTGGCGCAGGACGGCGCGACCGTCTACGCCTCGTACGCGCACGGCGACAGCGGAGTGCAGCGCGGGCCGTGGTGGACGAACACGGAGGCGCTGTTCGGGGTCCGTCCGGCGAGCTCGTACGGGCTCGCCGAGCAGGTGACCGACGAGGAGGCGACGATCCGGTTCGTCGCGGACTTCGGGTCGCTGCCGGCCGGGACGGTGCTGACCTTCCCCGCGGCGGGCAATGAGAACGGGCGCACGTACCTGCCGGTGCGGGCCACCTCCGGCTCTGTCGTCGCGGTGGACGCGCACGGCCGCCCGGCGATCGTGGTGAAGGAGCACGGCGCGGGCCGCGCGGTGCTGTCGACCTATCCGCTGGAGTTCTTCGCGTCCGCACGGGCGCACAGCAACCCGGAGGAGACCTGGCGGCTGTACGAGGCGCTCGCCACGGTGGCGGATGTGGAGCGCGACGTGCGGCTGGACGACCCGAGGGTGTTCGTGGACACGCTGGTGCACGACGACGGGCGGCGCTTCGCGGTGTTCGTGTCGCAGCACGCGACCCCGGTCACGGTGCGGCCGGAGGTCGCGGGGGAGTTGCGGACGCTCGCCGGGGACGCCGGCGCCGAGCTGACGCTCGCCCCGTACGGCGTCGCCGTCCGAGAACTCGTCCTCGACTGA
- a CDS encoding helix-turn-helix transcriptional regulator, giving the protein MTDTAVRIDDEPTGADALTLGRRVRAFRVERAMTLEALAAAIDRAPSQVSAIENGNREPRLAQLRAIAAALGVTVDDLLAPDAPDERAALEIAVERAQRGPVFGALGIDPVRVSKSVPDATLRAILALHQEVARLHKERAATPEEARRANAELRATMRARDNYFADLEAIAADLLGAVGHTGGPVSHQTVADMADRLGFSLHYVGDLPHSTRSVTDKRNGRIYLPTEQSASRDSRSPILQAFASQLLGHDEPGNYADFLRQRVETNYLTAALLLPEKDAVAFLTEAKNFRRISMEDLRDAFAVSYETACHRFTNLATARLGIPVHFMKVHESGTIIKAYENDSVSFPSDALGAIEGTPVCRSWTARTVFDVADRFSPYYQYTDTPRGTFWCTSRIEKAKEGDYSVSVGVPFAHVKWFRGRETTHRAVSRCPDESCCRRPSGALADRWEGMAWPAARTPTSLLAALPTGTFPGVDSTEVYDFLERHAPA; this is encoded by the coding sequence ATGACCGACACCGCTGTCCGGATCGACGACGAGCCGACGGGCGCCGACGCGCTCACCCTCGGCCGGCGCGTGCGCGCCTTCCGCGTGGAGCGGGCCATGACCCTGGAGGCTCTGGCCGCCGCGATCGACCGGGCGCCGTCGCAGGTGTCCGCGATCGAGAACGGCAACCGCGAGCCGCGGCTCGCCCAGCTCCGCGCGATCGCCGCGGCGCTCGGCGTGACGGTCGACGACCTCCTCGCCCCCGACGCCCCGGACGAGCGCGCGGCCCTGGAGATCGCGGTCGAGCGGGCGCAGCGCGGCCCGGTGTTCGGCGCGCTCGGGATCGATCCCGTGCGCGTCTCCAAATCGGTCCCCGACGCGACGCTGCGGGCGATCCTGGCGCTGCACCAGGAGGTCGCCCGCCTGCACAAGGAGCGGGCAGCGACCCCCGAGGAGGCCCGCCGGGCCAACGCCGAGCTGCGCGCGACGATGCGCGCCCGCGACAACTACTTCGCCGACCTGGAGGCCATCGCCGCCGACCTGCTGGGCGCCGTCGGGCACACCGGCGGCCCGGTCTCGCACCAGACCGTGGCGGACATGGCCGACCGCCTCGGCTTCTCGCTGCACTACGTCGGCGACCTCCCGCACTCGACCCGGTCGGTGACCGACAAGCGCAACGGCCGCATCTACCTGCCGACGGAGCAGTCGGCCTCCCGCGACTCCCGCTCCCCCATCCTGCAGGCGTTCGCCTCCCAGCTCCTCGGCCACGACGAGCCGGGAAATTACGCGGACTTTCTGCGGCAGCGGGTGGAGACCAACTACCTGACCGCGGCGCTGCTGCTGCCGGAGAAGGACGCGGTGGCATTCCTGACGGAGGCCAAGAACTTCCGCCGCATCTCGATGGAGGACCTCCGCGACGCGTTCGCCGTGTCGTACGAGACCGCGTGCCACCGGTTCACCAACCTGGCGACCGCGCGGCTCGGCATCCCGGTGCACTTCATGAAGGTGCACGAGTCGGGCACCATCATCAAGGCCTACGAGAACGACTCGGTGTCGTTCCCGTCCGACGCGCTGGGCGCGATCGAGGGTACCCCGGTCTGCCGGAGCTGGACGGCGCGGACGGTGTTCGACGTCGCGGACCGGTTCAGCCCCTACTACCAGTACACGGACACCCCGCGCGGGACGTTCTGGTGCACCTCCCGCATCGAGAAGGCGAAGGAGGGCGACTACTCGGTGAGTGTGGGCGTCCCGTTCGCGCACGTGAAGTGGTTCCGCGGCCGCGAGACCACGCACCGCGCGGTGTCGCGCTGCCCGGACGAGTCGTGCTGCCGCCGCCCGTCGGGCGCGCTGGCCGACCGCTGGGAGGGGATGGCGTGGCCGGCGGCCCGCACGCCGACCTCCCTGCTGGCCGCGCTCCCCACCGGCACCTTCCCCGGCGTCGACTCCACGGAGGTCTACGACTTCCTCGAGCGCCACGCCCCCGCCTGA